In the Eremothecium cymbalariae DBVPG#7215 chromosome 7, complete sequence genome, one interval contains:
- a CDS encoding uncharacterized protein (similar to Ashbya gossypii ABL037C), with protein MFHKSRKVRETKEVDAGAMAAASAIAKAMNSSGTSIDGSMLPRYNSISRGKALPRTVGSGAQSGLVGSPSTRLKSMSNVSRRGGGSKAKLLRRYSECLDTDVQFKEFGGVEVAGVLKEVPQGIHIGGSEQGGRMVAKYIPSPRGLVKVMVPAVSKSSITASSGSLQKPSSLRNGSTSNRQLLQKKLGTIRQGSPLKQSTLTRSSISSNEPASDTNVDCKPSEYHDAMTGSPPSCRKGCQSAAGSHTSPKKTGDKGFENRIAVENIVPYQLDDTSSGTNFKPSESNGKDAGKASPSLLDRAATLEEKIVKAEAEVQRSFVQPHSDEELKMGRNFDQVLDENLYVTPDTPLSHTRSETSPIGTHTTRSAREGNEEPSVNTTKGHSEGASSIEPGVTMAQCLRSTIPYLKSAANFDQVDHKRSSSTNSNSVFESSQVEHSASPHPMKSALKKSSRSGSVNLYDKGTTYNNPAANGAYLSLTTAENTRLNARVSNENLSRKSSSMREAVHKSSIYSGRSQTSEPGKKLPVRKGNRQNNTNLSPIKQEPPARSKSRPVSKKISATKKPTQPKSETPKVESSGLYPIQPPKKSSFERERPQNKNLGFKNLSLRNGTIEDPWMQPDPASSDGRENSGSSQKLKTLPPSVAESSAKQVLLPVTGEGWKSRFTDSDSDEDESPPFSSNSVSTQPSSQRDSPTGHAGFSLFKNHNKSSKQKGSMKSKIATGNSKNNAKASGGQQSGSVASEAKINHLALRRSNEYHSQPRGPSFDISDAPPLPTHMDVKKASPTRKFRVSSVTSRKSATSESKKPGLGGKIKQLFDKKGKGNGKA; from the coding sequence GAAGGTTCGGGAGACGAAAGAGGTAGATGCAGGCGCAATGGCCGCAGCGTCTGCGATTGCCAAAGCGATGAATTCTTCTGGTACTTCGATCGATGGGTCTATGCTGCCTCGTTATAATAGTATAAGTAGGGGGAAGGCTCTTCCACGGACTGTAGGAAGTGGGGCTCAGTCTGGCTTGGTGGGAAGTCCTTCAACGAGGCTGAAGAGTATGTCTAATGTAAGTAGGCGTGGGGGTGGCAGCAAGGCGAAATTGTTGAGAAGGTACTCTGAGTGTCTAGATACAGATGTGCAATTTAAGGAGTTTGGAGGTGTGGAAGTTGCAGGTGTGTTGAAAGAAGTTCCGCAGGGTATTCACATAGGAGGGTCGGAGCAGGGGGGTCGGATGGTTGCCAAATATATCCCAAGTCCTCGCGGGCTGGTGAAAGTCATGGTCCCTGCAGtgtcaaaatcttcaataactGCGAGTAGTGGGTCTTTGCAGAAGCCTTCATCGCTACGCAATGGGTCGACATCTAATCGGCAGTTGCtacaaaagaaattggGTACGATAAGGCAAGGCTCACCACTAAAGCAGTCCACTTTAACGAGGAGCTCTATTAGCAGTAATGAACCGGCCTCTGACACGAACGTTGATTGTAAGCCATCGGAATATCACGATGCCATGACTGGATCGCCACCCAGTTGCCGTAAGGGTTGCCAGTCTGCCGCCGGATCTCATACAAGTCCAAAGAAAACAGGAGACAaaggttttgaaaatcGTATTGCTGTTGAGAATATTGTTCCCTACCAGTTGGATGACACTTCCTCTGGGACTAATTTTAAGCCGTCCGAAAGTAATGGCAAGGATGCAGGGAAAGCTTCTCCTAGTCTTTTGGACAGAGCTGCTACGTTAGAAGAGAAAATTGTTAAAGCTGAAGCTGAAGTTCAGAGATCTTTTGTGCAACCACAttcagatgaagaattaaaaatggGCAGAAATTTCGATCAGGTGCTGGACGAGAATTTATATGTAACACCTGACACGCCTCTGTCTCACACCCGATCTGAAACCTCGCCAATAGGTACACACACAACAAGGTCTGCTAGAGAAGGCAATGAAGAACCATCAGTAAATACAACTAAAGGTCATTCGGAAGGTGCATCTTCCATTGAGCCAGGGGTAACTATGGCTCAGTGTTTACGCTCGACTATACCATACTTAAAAAGCGCAGCCAATTTTGATCAGGTAGATCATaaaagaagttcaagcaCTAATTCTAATTCAGTTTTCGAAAGTTCCCAGGTAGAGCACTCAGCAAGTCCACACCCAATGAAATCCGCTTTGAAAAAGTCTTCGCGTTCAGGTAGCGTCAACCTTTACGATAAAGGTACAACTTATAATAATCCGGCAGCTAATGGTGCGTACTTGTCATTAACGACAGCGGAGAACACCAGGTTAAATGCTAGAGTATCTAATGAGAATTTGTCTAGAAAGTCCTCATCGATGAGGGAAGCTGTTCATAAATCTTCTATTTACTCTGGAAGATCGCAGACATCCGAGCCTGGTAAAAAGCTCCCTGTAAGGAAAGGTAATCGCCAAAATAATACTAATTTGAGTCCAATTAAGCAGGAGCCTCCAGCTAGATCTAAAAGCAGGCCcgtttcaaaaaaaattagtGCAACTAAAAAACCAACTCAGCCAAAATCGGAAACGCCGAAGGTTGAGTCAAGTGGCCTATATCCAATACAGCCACCTAAAAAATCAAGCTTTGAACGGGAGAGACCTCAAAATAAGAACCTTGGCTTCAAGAATTTATCGCTAAGAAATGGTACAATCGAAGATCCTTGGATGCAGCCGGATCCCGCAAGTTCTGATGGTCGTGAAAATTCTGGTTCTTCacagaagttgaaaactCTTCCTCCATCTGTCGCAGAGTCCTCTGCAAAACAGGTCCTCCTCCCTGTTACCGGTGAAGGTTGGAAATCCCGATTTACTGACTCTGActctgatgaagatgaaagTCCTCCATTTAGTAGCAATAGTGTATCAACGCAACCCAGCAGCCAGAGAGACTCACCTACCGGTCATGCAGGTTTCTctttattcaaaaatcaCAATAAATCGTCCAAACAAAAAGGTTCCATGAAGTCTAAAATTGCTACTGGAAACTCCAAGAATAACGCCAAGGCTAGTGGAGGACAACAGAGTGGCTCGGTGGCATCTGAAGCGAAGATTAATCATTTGGCTCTAAGACGAAGCAATGAATATCATTCGCAGCCACGAGGACCTTCTTTTGACATATCTGATGCTCCACCATTACCAACGCACATGGATGTTAAAAAGGCGTCGCCCACTCGTAAATTTAGAGTTTCTTCCGTCACCTCACGGAAATCGGCCACATCAGAATCGAAGAAGCCGGGCTTGGGTGGTAAGATAAAGCAGTTATTTGATAAAAAGGGAAAGGGAAATGGGAAGGCTTAA